In Cololabis saira isolate AMF1-May2022 chromosome 10, fColSai1.1, whole genome shotgun sequence, a single window of DNA contains:
- the dnajc1 gene encoding dnaJ homolog subfamily C member 1, which yields MASHSARFGPWLLGLVLLVSTVPPLTAWDADLELLDLVEEIPQTFYQFLNLDQDASGAEIKKAYRRLSLSLHPDKNKDENAETQFRQLVAIYEVLKDEERRRKYNDILVNGLPDWRQPVFYYRRVRKMSNSELGFLLFLILTVGHYAVIWSIYLEKQLDELLSKKKKEKKKKLSSRPAEDLRCIAQDHVDRNQERPHWQDILPLKLSIWLYLSVKNLPQTVQEVKQYYEDYQQMKQQQREEAEAEKEAATREKRPKVKKAKTEFPVYEQPTENLNYQSYDQTTSIEDIEDQMDDWLQHGRGAKKKVAVWTEDELSLLSRLMVKFPGGAPGRWEKIAHELGRSVPDVTTKVKQVKDCVSHTSGLVKLSELKAPLLPVRSLPDSAVSQSVGGACEEEEEEEEEPAPAVRRRKQKCSSAAEQGEAKLRGNRQRDFDPSVVDEEEAEPQEDREKTNPNTWTQNQQKLLELALQQFPRGTPERWDRIAKVVPGKTKEECMIRYKMLAELVQKRKQVKS from the exons ATGGCTTCTCATTCGGCTCGGTTCGGGCCCTGGCTGCTcggtctggttctgctggtcTCCACGGTTCCCCCGCTGACGGCCTGGGACGCAGACCTGGAGCTgctggacctggtggaggaaatCCCGCAGACCTTCTACCAGTTCCTCAACCTGGACCAG GATGCATCAGGAGCAGAGATAAAGAAGGCGTACCGTcggctctctctttctctccatcctgacaaaaacaaagatgaaaatGCTGAAACTCAATTCAGACAG CTGGTGGCCATCTAtgaagttttaaaggatgaggAGAGACGGCGAAA GTACAACGACATCCTGGTCAACGGGCTTCCTGACTGGCGGCAGCCTGTTTTCTACTACAGACGGGTGAGGAAGATGAGCAACAGTGAGCTgggcttcctcctcttcctcatcctaaCTGTGGGACATTATGCCGTCATCTGGTCCATCTACCTGGAGAAACAGCTG GACGAGCTTCTGagtaagaagaagaaagagaagaagaagaaactgaGCTCCAGACCTGCCGAAGATCTCAGGTGTATCGCTCAGGACCATGTGGACAG GAATCAGGAGCGACCTCATTGGCAGGACATCCTTCCCCTGAAGCTGAGTATCTGGCTCTACCTGTCCGTCAAGAACCTGCCTCAGACTGTCCAG GAAGTAAAGCAGTACTATGAGGACTACCAGCagatgaagcagcagcagagggaGGAAGCTGAAGCTGAAAAGGAAGCTGCTACAA GGGAAAAGAGGCCAAAGGTCAAGAAAGCCAAAACAGAGTTTCCTGTTTATGAGCAGCCGACAGAGAACCTGAACTACCAGAGTTACGACCAGACCACGTCCATCGAGGACATAGAAGACCAGATGGATGACTGGCTGCAGCATGGCAGAGGCGCAAAAAAGAAG GTTGCAGTCTGGACAGAGGACGAGCTGAGTCTCCTGAGCAGGTTGATGGTTAAATTCCCAGGAGGTGCTCCAGGGAGATGGGAGAAGATCGCTCATGAACTTGGACGATCCGTTCCTGAT GTGACAACCAAAGTCAAACAGGTGAAGGACTGTGTCAGCCACACATCAG GTCTGGTGAAGCTGTCGGAGTTAAAAGCACCTCTTCTTCCTGTGAGGTCACTTCCTGACAGCGCGGTGTCTCAGAGTGTGGGCGGGGCctgtgaggaggaagaggaggaggaagaggagccaGCTCCGGCAGTCCGGAGGAGGAAACAGAAGTGTTCCTCAGCAGCAGAACAGGGAGAAGCCAAACTCAGAGGAAATCGGCAGAGAGATTTTGATCCAAGTGTGGTGGATGAGGAGGAGGCAGAGCCTCAAGAGGACAGAGAGAAAACGAATCCTAACACATGGACTCAGAACCAACAGAAACTGCTGGAGCTAGCTCTGCAGCAGTTCCCGCGAGGAACGCCAGAACGCTGGGACCGCATTGCCAAGGTGGTTCCAGGAAAAACCAAG gagGAGTGCATGATCCGTTACAAGATGTTGGCAGAACTGGTTCAGAAGAGGAAACAAGTGAAGAGCTGA